The segment gtcaattaattatgCATATAATCAATATGGATGGAtacattgcaaatatttattcctgtataaaaatgtcgtttcttaagaatatttatttgacattttcatTTAATGTCTCGTAATTCATAATATACAAGATAAATGCGCATAAAGATAagacaagttatttttgaaagcaACTTGGTATTGTTTGGAAGCATGGGTAGAATAGTTCAGCTGCTATAAAAAGACATGTGGTTTGATTGTCCCTGTTTTGAAGGACAAGTTTGGACTATTCAACGTTAACGccagtcatttttatttttttgttttacatcaACTAAAttaatagaactgattaaatgATCTGCTAAAACAATATCCCAAATGGAAGGCAAAAATTAATTCCCTTGGGAAGATTAACTCCTTAATACTGTGATTGTATTTTCTTTCCCAACTCTTTTAATTTTCCACATCTTCTCTGCTAGACCCCTGTTTGTCAACAGCTGAAACTTAgatcaagttttttttcctaatttggTGCCTGTATATATTCCTTTCTCCAAGGTCTGAATGTAGTCGTTGACCACTTTTATGCTTCAGCGATTAAAAATAACCCTTGCAAACAGGGCTCTGAGCAGAATCTGAGACAGGACAAAATATGGGTAGAAACTTTGTGctgctattaaaaaataattggtaaGGGATGTCCTGACTAACATCTCTAGTTCTCTGGTACAACCCTCCATGTTAACAGCTGATGATAAGAGTGGTTTATTTTCAACctacaattttgaaagaaatttgtttattcatcactttgtagttaaatttttttaactctttaaaTGTCATATTTCTTACTAGACAATAAAGTGTCCCCATTTCAGAGATATCAAGTTTCACACAATGGGATAGAAACTCAAGCAAATCCCCCCTTTCTTATGCTTTTATGCCACACATTGAGTTTTGCacacattttttcaaacatagaaAAGTAATGATAAACAAGTAATTTGATGTTATAAGGTTTTTTTGTAAACTAGCATTGAACGTATAGTTAAGAGTAGGGGGTGCCTAATTCTGCGACAAGTTCTTATATAATTTGTGGAGATAtggaaagttatatttaaaaaacttttgtcaaactaaaaagtaatataaaggTAATGTTAATTTCGATTGGCAATTCGTTATAGTAAGGCTTTAGTAGATTAAAATCATCAGTCTGCAGCAATCAACGTCATTTATGACAAAGGACAGACACAAAGATTCAGAAATCCCTTGAGATATGAGTACCACAGCATACAAGCTGGGTGAGAGTTGGCGACGGAACATgagaagttttaatttatttattttgggataAATTGTTTGGACTACGAACTCCGGTCCCACAAAGAAATATACTCGTATGTCAAGTTTTAGGTATTATTTTATCACTGGGTATAAATgcacattataatttaaacttccgctaaataaataagttgattaTTACACCATCAGAGCCAATCTgtgttaaatatcatttatctaGTTTAAATGATCTAGTATtagtgtacaaaaaaattaaaaatgtgacTTATtagtttacatattttttcagctGATACCTTTGATCAATATTTTGCTCATCTTGTTGgctttttgtatttctttctccaTGGTAATTTCCTTAGAGTGAAAAGGTGTCAGggcaattttgtaaaataaacttcTAAATTAACTGTCACGGGAATTCAAAATCTGCAGGACCttcagaataagaaaaaaagccAACCAAGCCTACTATTAATACTTTTGTATAAGAAtatcaattgtatttattatgaaaGGTTGCCTCAAGTCCAAATAATTATGGACAtaggttttgaaaaatattaatcattattattatttaccatatatatattatatggtcGATATATTGATGACGTTGCATAATTTATTGTTCATTACCAGAGTAATTctctatattttattctttaagttttattttcttggaCGTGAAACATAAAggtattttaatcataaatcagttcttacaaaaaaaaatactttgctaattatttttaaaatatttatacctaggtacatttatatatatatatatatatatgtatataggtattAGGTAGTGCGTgtgaagaatataatatttcatttcaaagttTTTGTTACTTTGTTTTAGTAATTTGTTCGTCTTTAATTTAAGAAACATAAAAGCAAAAGAAATGAACATAATATACAAGGAATTGAAAATAAGGATTCTAATATGCTTATGGCACgcaattttcttttaagtacataagtatatttatatatgtatatacatatatataccggAGGAAAAGACAAAGAATGAATATACAATGTGCgtaatcaatttatattctttttgaaagtaagatttaaatcaacATCATCAAGAAAAACATGTTCATACAAAAGTATCAGGAGTACTttctattataatatcaatacttatttctcaaaatgtcctCTTTTGCGGCCTCCATGGCCTCCAGTCTGGGCCTAAAAGTCTTGTACATCTTGATAACGTACTCATTGAACATATCAGCCCACTCCTTCTCAACAGAGGCTTTCAGGACATCAACATTGCAGTGGGGGACTTTACGGACCCTGGTCTCTACGGATCCATTTTCCAGTAGCGAACAGTCCCTTAATGGTGTGGCCACAAGTTTAGAGGCTATAAATCAGTGAGGTGTTCCTTTGTGTTTTATGATATTATGACCAGGTGATGAGTCTTGTTACCAACAGTATTTCCCTTCGGGTAATTGTCATCTACCCGTTACTCCTTGGCTTCCATTTCAAAGGCCAAGCCGTCAGGAAGTCTTCatgacaatatttttgtgtCCTCGACTTCTTGTCCTCCTGAAAAGGCTCTCAACGCTGTTAATGAGCATCATGACTTTATCGACAAGATCAATAGATAAATTCGTGACCTCCTGCATAGAGTGATGAGCGTTAAATGGTCTGCAATCTGTTGCTTCTATTGTCGTTATTTGTTGACCCATAGCAACCAATATTACATCCTATAAAGctgataaattttgtaataattcttttttttttaaagccaacaTCGTTTACAAGTAATAATGGTTTTATATGGAAATTTAGTTGGCACACTGTAATATGTACCTACAATCCAGATAGCCTTGCACTAAATGCAATGAATCTCGGCAAGTCATAAGCACTAATTTTTCAAAGAGAATATTTATATCTCATGACTTGTACAAACATACATCATAGAAGGACTATACAAAAATCCTGCTTTGATATTCCACATGAAGTCAATAATTCGTGCGCTTCTTTTATGATCATTTTACCttcatattcattttcaaacatATGCAAATGCATATTcaagatataattatatcagcaaaaatggaaaaaaaataaaggttaaactactttatcattaaaaatattatatataaaaaaaactttttatttattgatgagtAAAATAAATTCGGTATTTCAAATATGCACAAAAACAAGATCAAATaagttttctcaaaattgagtgtagattactttgataaattatcttcaatatatatatctgtaagTTCTTATTAACCTTTGGGCGTGTCGCAAAAAACACTTAAACTACCCAAAATTGATCGTTTCCTTCAAAGAAATGagaaattaacataatttaattgaaagGCTATATCGGGGCGAATATGAGTATTTTTGATCAAACAAAGTTTTTACCCTATAGTTACAACCCTTGGGTATTTTAATTCATCccacaattttgaatacaaagcctataattgactcaaatatctgTATGAAATATATGCCTGTATGTGCATATAcatgaattagaaaaattcatttataatttgaatacttttcttaatttttttccaagattgtctttatattgacgcactgcatatatatttcatcaaatgttatttgatagtattaaaaataatatatacacataaacaAAATTGCTTGAACAGTGATGCgatcaaacttataaaatgtcATTTCAATGTCAAAGATATTATAAGACTTCATTCTTAGATGCAATGCGCTTACTGGTttactatttacatttttgggTATAAAACATTCCAGATAAAAGAataaagattcttttttttttcaagatgttCTTAGAGCacataaaatatggaaaataatatcttatctatgcaatactttttaatttgcaatacatcttcaatttctttattattcaagAGGATATATTCAAGAGACTGATGATTATATTAATGgcgaattaaaattaaatttaaccaaTATGCTAAGCCGGTGGTTCTTCAACTTTGATACGTGAAGTACCATTTATTAATACGTTgagaaaagatttattttatatttttttctttcataactgGTGGTACTTAGAAATCTTGATATCTTCTTGGGTGATACACAcactaaaaagtttgagaaccccTGTATTAAgcaataatttaaactttttttttcgttataaccattgtttaaaataacagTTCATCATATTAGTATGGAGCCGAGATAAGATGTTATAATCAGGTTTAATATCTTAATTATGGTTTAAAAGCGTTCCGGTCTAATCTTTTAAATCGTTGATAGACCACTAAGAAAGTTAACCAAGACATGTTAGACCCAATAATTTGCGTAAATGTTATGACCTCAAAATTCACATTTACCTGTATCAATTACACGTTTGAAGCCTTCACTGATTTGGAACGCATCATCCCTAAATATTATGTGAGTGTAAGCATTTATTGAACGTATCAGAGAGTTATTTTAATGAGATGTTGTgagtcctattttttttaatcacacgCATGAGATCGAATGGAAGATTTCCATCCATttacaaaatcttttaaatgattggaatgcatttttttaaagaataataattgtttttaatgagTAATTACTCACtcagttcttttattttttgaattcattattttgtttatatttcacAGCTCAgtgaaaagtttaatttgaaaCTAAATTATGCGAaccaaaataaatgaaagaaaataaaggaatttatagcatttctttaattttagttagtttttattaaagtagAGGAAAGGAGAATTTGActcaataatttaaagaatttgaaaattccTTAAATATCTGTGTATGTATAAGGAATTGAGGacagtgataaaaatcatttggaaggaaacacaaatatttacaatgatatatagatatatatacaagtaaaaactaataaaattcatGATTTGTTTTACCAACTCAAATGAACCCATTACAGGCATTATAATTCATTTCCCACTACATATCcgtatgaattttttaatctaaatgtaacatgtattaattaattcatactgAGTACTTAGCTTAATATTATACAGGGaagtctgcaggattatattaggggtggcttggtttttggaatttaaaaaaaaaatgttaaattaaaatttttagaaaaaaattgaattgcagtaataaaatttttggaaaagtttagttttttgtaaataacagtggattctaatttttaatttttttaaatttctaattgcaattatatttgaatttaatttttttccaaataatttaatttttgtgaacagctgtacatttttataatttttttggaacaaaaattatttttgagaataactatggatttttaaatttttttgagaatagttatgaatttttgaattttttttctaaaaaaattaattttttgtgaataggtgtggatttttcaattttttttcaaaatttcagatatttaattttcttgtaaaaagaaaaaaatccttactttgaagaatgttttataataatttgtgtcATTTTATGCTCTGACATTGGttagattatcaattcaatgtaagtataattaataactattctctaaGTAATACTTAAGAGCTAGGTTGAACTGAGACCGCACAATATTACTTatcagtctcggttcttgtgcatttatttctatatagaatatatatatatatatatagggttcGAAAGGAAAACGTGGATTGTTAATACAGGTaaattatgtaaacaaaataaagaggttttgtgattttttctgCATATTTTGAATCTTCTGTCCTTTctacataagtaaacaataataaacatttcgtaaatctttcatcatgagtgaacaAGAAGCAAAAatgcagaggatctcagaccttctggatgccaaaaaggaggtggcagagattatggagaTTGTGAAATGTTCCatatatgaaaaaggatggaaaatacctctcaaggaaagaaggaactAGGGggcacaacttgaaaagggattctgagtttctgcgGAGCTTAAGAAGAGGATTAAGGAGGatcccacaaaatccatgaattggTTCtttaacgagtttgacgtggacgaggggacaatcaggagggttGTGAAGGAGGAATGGGATTGTTTTCCTCCACAAAGATCCCACGCCACctgttgataaatattttgaaggaaaagagACGGCAGAGGTGCAAAAAAGTTCGTGGGGGGGGCGGGGGGGATCAAGGCAATTGAATCCACAGTAAATTTCTCTGACTCAAAGTTTTTCACcatggaccaggtctacaaccgtcggaACGACTGTTGGCTTGTAAGATTACCCGAGGAGGTCAAGCAGGTGTTTGGTAAAAAACACCCAGCCCAAAAAATGGTCCTAGGGGttgtggcgtccgacggcaagaagatgcctcccttcttttttaatgctGGGGAGAAAATTGGCCAGGATACCTACTACAAGGTgatgaggttcaccatactgccatggctcaaggccacctacccaaaGGACAACTATGTATGGATCCAAGATGGTGCTACCTCACATATATCGgtcaaatgccagaagttctgtgctgacaacatggctgatttttttaCACAAGGACAAATGGCCATCATCTTTGTCAGATTTGAACCCTTcagactttgctgtgtggggtaCTTttgagagggagactaaccggacatctcatccgaacgtggactcccttaAGGCCGTCATTGTGAAGGACTGGACCATTTTGTCcaagaagttcatcatcaagtCCTACAAGGATTTTCGCCACCGTGTGGAGGCGGGGATTGCTActgagggcggccatattgagtggaCATGTTAACGAAGGtcatgtctcaaagttttgtataaaaaaattcaaaactatttatcaaaaaataaaattattgacattttctaaaaatcagtcattcagtccacgttttgcttccgacccctgtatataaatatatacagtataaaaaataaattagcatcaatcaataagtcaattatctgaattatttttgtgcAGGCTTGTCGGGCCCTAGAacatgataactataatatttcttaagacatggttcccaaaatttaatatgccAAGCCCCCCTCCACCttcactaatacatttttaactgaGGCCCCATTTAGATGAGTTTTCGAGCCCCCCTTGGAACTTGGAACACTCCTCACTCTCCTTATAATATAACTGAGGCCCTGTGTGTATCGCATTTCATTTCATGTGTCCGAATTTTATAGCGAAGCACCTTGTTTTAAgtacctgttaccaaactgatcctgtataaaaaaagaacccaGACCGATAAAGATGAACCCAGACTGATAAAGATGAACCCAGACGGAGAAAGATGAACCCAGACAGATAAAGCTGACCCCAGACCGATAGAAGCTGAACTGATAGATCCACTGAACCTGAACCATACACAACCTTTCTTAAGAGAGTTGGGGGAATACAAAAGACTAGCTACCTTATCTTTTTTCAAGTTGTTACTTTCTATTTCGACCATCGAAGTTGAGAGTGGAAATAAAGGCTAGACGTGAATACTGACCGTCCTAAGGACTAATTTAAACTGGACACAAACGAATATATAATGACTACAACAACATTAATGTTTATACTCCAATATAACTtcactaatttaaaaatgtacattgcATTTTCTCGTTAATTCTCtattttctgtcattttttcctttattcaaTATTCTAGATGTTGATTAGTAGAATTCGAATTAGCTATTGTTAAGCTATGAACAAttccaacaattattaattgatatgtaACTCCATGATTACGTAGAATGATTTTACTACTATCAACGGATTTTGAGCCatttttttccgtttctttttggAGTAAAGGTTGCAAGAATCAATAGAGGCGCAACATTCTGATATATACAAAAGAAGGTGTTCAATCAACacacagaaaagaaaaaagaaactccTCTTTTAAAATGCAAGTGTTATTTCACACCTCATTATTCTCTATGTTCAATTGATAAAAGAAGGGAGAATGAATACATAGTATTAACATTGACATGGAATATTCCACACTTAATCGTTGGAAGATTGATGAATTATGAGAAGGGGGAAGAAGAAAAGGTATTTGAGTTTGTGTGTTGAAAGGGCGGAGAGGGGACATCAGAGTACATACATATCATAAAAGATATCATTAACTCGgatatatttgttgttgttgtatttGATGATTCGTCTTGAGGATAAGAGAAGGAAACAGAAAAAGCATTCATTCATAGATTATTAAACACACACAATATGGTAACATTTACCAGGCGTTTCCATAATATATCCattcaattacatattataatatgtatttgaagctccgaaaatattgattttccaTGACATAGAATATACAATACAGTGTATCTAAGCAAATCATGCGTTTTTGAtagtaagatttaaatcaacttcatcaaaaacaacatatataaaCAGCTtcaggagtatttttttaatataattataccaTATAACACCCATagttatttctcaaaatgtcctCCTTCTACGGCCATCATGACTTCCAGTCTGGGCCTGAAGGTCTTGCACACCTTGATGACGTAGTCATTGAACATATCAGCCCATTCCTTCTCAACAGGGGCCTTCAAGTAATCAAAATTACAGGGGAACTTTGCAGACATTGCTTTCCACGAAGCCCCAAAATCAAGTGGCTAGAAGTCCGTTGATAATGAATCAAGTTTGAGTTCTGTTGTCCatgtgctgagtcttgttggcaTACAACCAGACTTAACAACATCTTTCATCATCCCCTTGGCCCCCGCCCTGAGCCACATCGGTCAAAAAGTCTTAAGTGACAATTTTGCTGTAGCCCTCCTATTCCTGTCTCCCAAGAGAAGTTCGCGCCACTGCTAAATGAGTTTTTTAAGCTTACCGAAAGGCTGTAGGGAGGTCACTTACAAAATTGAGAGGACACTCCTGCCCCAAAGTCAAATAGAACTCGAAAATACCTTTACCGttgaccccgtctacaacaagcaaaatggtCTGGTGGTATGCTTTGTCAAGGAGGACAAAAACATTAGGACAGTCATCCAGACCAAACATCCGACCTCTGTGAGGATGTTGGGGTTCGTAGCATCaactgtagaaaaaaattaatttagtttccTGTTGGGTACCAGTTACCTGcggccgactacttgatggtgtaGAAAGAAAATGTGCTCCCATAAATCACCAAGACAATAAAGAAGTGCTACAAGGCCACATACGTATTTCAGCCGTACAGGGCTCCGGCCTATACTCATAAATTACATTGTGGATGGGTAGCAAAATGAACTTCTGGTCAAAGAAACTTTTCCCCCAtgagagcccagatctgaatccactggattacaccatttggtggcaaattgagaaaaagggCAGCAAAGTCTTCCACCAGAATATGGATGCTCTGAATACCTTCGTTGACCAGCATTTGAGGattatgaaaaaggactacgttgccaatgtgtaCAAATAGTTCCAGAGGTTGTTGGAGGCTATCATTGAGactgatggtggccagattcgTAATTAATGTGCatagttatagtaaaaaatattataaaataaaattttccatgtacaacatcatcttgatcaattatgagtattttaatgactacttacgGGCAGGTCTATGTGCTTTTCCTTCACTCGGTATTTATTTTCGTTGTTTATTGACGTATCATAAACAATCATATAGTGTATAAAGGCTGATAAATTTcgaaacaatttcttttttatagccCAGAATTTGTAATAATGGTTGTATGAAGCTTTAGTTGGCGCGGTATGATTTGCTAACGCACAATGTAGACTGTCACGTTcagtattaatatttaaaagtatttaacactttttttccctggagagaataaaaatattgattttatcataGTTTGAGTGAGgcctcataatttattttttgattattataatttgacaaattgGATTTTGAGTCGAAATTAGCAATTTTATCCCTCTTTCACGAGCCCATTTATGATGCTATGAGTCTAacatactatttttatattacgtactattttcataatcagatagaaatattttactccttccacaaaataatttaaaggctCTCAGGAGTGCTCAATGATTCGTGGTTTCCtagttttatcaaagataacgTAGGAAAATTTAGCTTAAGTTGAAgtgatagttgttgaacaaaaagaagaacaCTCTTCCATATTTTCCCAAGTTAAAATGGTCTGTACTACACCAAAAAATTGTCTGAAGGGCCTTTaacattgttaatttttgattgtttctagcaaaaaaaaaaaggttttttctgccggagaaaaaaatattcaacggAAAACGGGGCAGTCTGACCTACGACGCACACTTGTAGTTTTTATCACGGGTATTAAAGCAAACCCGctttgaaataacaaaatggATAAAGATATCtgctattttatcaaaaaaaaaaaaaagatctgcCCTACATAGATCATTagtaattttatgttatttgcTTATTCATTCTGGTTATCGACCTCCTTTCGCCTCcacccctttttttttatctggtTACACCCTGTtacaattattctttaatagcAGATTCATATATAAGTGTATATTGTGAAAGATAAAAGGTTAAAACTCCCTTGCACATCCATCACAAAactatactattattattattttttttttttttcttctcaaattaGAGTGAAAGACTGAGTTGAGTCAATGGAATCTTTTGAACTTTAATCTTCATGAAATCAGGGGAATAATCAATTATGATCATTAGGGAACAcatcaaaattgacttttagtCGTATTGCTTAAAGTTAAGAACATTCGCACTTTGAACATTGGATATTATAACAACGGATTAAGCTACTCCTTTTTAatactggaggggctgtagccaaCTTCAAATTATGATTTCTTGCTTTAtactagaaagtttaatatttgatttgttttttttcaaaaatttgaaatttgattttttttttaaatttaattttgtttgaacagctgtggatttttaatattttattttctggaaaattaaatttttccagaaTAGCcgggatttttgattttttttccaaaacaattaatatttcaatttttgaatttattttcaaaaaatttagtttttgtgaacaactgagaatttttgaatttttttccaaaaaaattttgtatgtaaaatttcatttttgatttttttttccaaaacaatttttttttaaacagctttggattattgacatttttttccataatattatttttttttttaaaatagctaagggtttttgattttatttatttttttaatttaatattttaattctaattcataaaaaaattttcaaaaaatttaatatttcaaatttaatttctccaattttatatttcaaatttaatttctcaaattttttccaaaacaatttaattttttgtgggcAACTGTggttttgtaaatttgttatcaaaaatttttattttttgagaatagctatggattttggaaattttttacaaaaaatttaatttttgaacttttttacaaaacattttaattttttgatctatttggaaaaaattcaaaaaatcaagcccccccaaaatataatcctgtatTATCACACTCAAACACATTTCATggatatattcattattatgtaaatcCGTAAATGGGAGTCAGAGCGTTAcatcactaacacaaaaatatatttggtaagTTGTCGAGTCCcgcttctcccttgatacgtcatgactatttcataattaagcctttttgataaatacacaatgtaataatttattttatacttatgctccgtttcgaaaagaacaggaa is part of the Lepeophtheirus salmonis chromosome 7, UVic_Lsal_1.4, whole genome shotgun sequence genome and harbors:
- the LOC139905908 gene encoding uncharacterized protein; its protein translation is MVLPHIYRSNARSSVLTTWLIFLHKDKWPSSLSDLNPSDFAVWGTFERETNRTSHPNVDSLKAVIVKDWTILSKKFIIKSYKDFRHRVEAGIATEGGHIEWTC